AAGGTTGGCAATGTTGAGTATATAGCAGATATACATCCCATAATCGCCAAGGCCAGAGTTATAGGCGGAATAGCAGTGACGCACGACATAACTGAGATAGTGAGTCTCAGCAATAAGATAAAGATATATTCATCGAAAGTGAAAGAGTTTCACACGGCATTGTACTCTCTTGACGATATCATCGGCATGAATTTACAGATAGAAAAAATAAAAAAACAGGTAAAGAACATCAGCCTCAGCGACGCCCCTGTCATGATTGTCGGTGAAAGCGGAACGGGCAAAGAATTATTTGCGCATGCCATACACAACACAAGCACCAGGAAAGAAGAATCTTTTGTTGCTATAAACTGCGCGGCTTTTTCCCCCCAACTCCTTCTAACTGAACTTTTCGGATACGAAGAAGGCGCTTTTACAGGCGCTCAAAAGGGTGGTAAACTGGGCCTGTTCGAAATTGCGAATAACGGCACGCTGTTCCTAGACGAAATAGGTGATATGGCGCTCGAACTGCAGTCGAAAATGTTGCGTGTATTGGAAAGTCATGAATTTATCAAGGTAGGCGGAACGAAACCGATCAAGGTCGATACAAGAATTATATCGGCAACAAACAAAAATCTAGAACAACTTATCGGCGATATGAAGTTTCGCAGCGATCTCTTTTATAGACTTAATGTGGTGCATTTTGAAATACCGCCTCTGCGCAGCCACCTTGAGGATGTCCCTTGTCTGATAGATCACTGTCTTAAAAAATTGAGCAGAAAATTTCGCCGGACGTTTACTATTGCCCCCGAAGCGGTCGTAAGGTTGGCAAAATTCAAGTTTCCTGGCAATATTCGCGAATTATTCAATATCATAGAGTTTGCCGCTAATAGTTGCGATGAGGGCAGAATAGAGACGGAACATTTGCCTGTCATCAAGGATCAGCCTGTATCATCTGATTTGTCCGATATGGTGAGAATTTCTGAAAGGGAACTTATCAGTAAGACTCTTAACCGCCACGAAAATTCCGTCAAGGGAAAACGCATGGTTGCCCTTGAACTGGGGATCTCTCTGGCAACTTTGTACAATAAAATGAAGCAATATGGTATTGTGCAAAAGCAGGAATCATAGAAAAGAGACAACAACATTGTGCTGGTGCCTCCTTCCTTTTTTGAACAGAAAAACCGCACAATTAACGTGCTACAAAACCTGACATTTCTATTTACTCTAGACATATTTATAAAATTTTCTTGACAAGCTGAAAATAAATAGTAGAATCCCCCTGTTTACAGTCAATGATCAGTGTGATTGTAAAGTATTGAAATCTACGAAAGGAGGTGGCGTTTAATGAAGAAGATATTCGCAATGATTATTTCTATTTTATTTCTGGCGACGATTTCGTTCGCGGTTGTTGGCTGCAGCAAGAAAGAAGAGCCGGCACCTGCACCTGCGGAGACCGCAGCCCCGGCAGCTCCTGCTACACCCGAAGCAGCCCCGGCAGCTCCTGCTACACCCGAAGCAGCCCCGGCAGCCCCGGCAACAAAGTAGTTCTGTCTTAACCGTAAAAAAGGCTGGAATTTTATTCCAGCCTTTTTTTTATCTTATTTTTTGACTATCCCCGCAAATGTATTGTATAAGCACTTATAAATTGCGTCAAAAATTTATAATGGAGGTGCAGCTATGAGCAATCGCGGTGATTTTATTGCGGGGATGGTTGTTGGTGGTTTTTTGGGCGCCCTTGTCGGCATTCTTTATGCGCCGAAAAGCGGCAGGGAGACACGCGAAGAAATCGGCAGAAAAACGGAGGAGCTTCTTTCCCGGGCAAAGGACGAATACGAGAACGCAATAGAGAAGAGTCGCAACGCCTATGAAGAAACCCTGGCGAAACTAAAAAAGCTCGAGGAACAGACCCAAAAAAGGGTTGATGAAGTGGGCGAGAGGGTGGAAGAGTTAAAAGAGCAGGGGAAAGATACATTGCAGGATGGCAAGAGCCGCTTGAAGAATGCTATCGTCGCGGGGGTCGAAGCCTTCAAGGAAGAGCAGAAAAAGGCATAGGAAAAGCGGAAGAGAAAAGAGGAGTTGACCATGACGAATATGGAGATAATCCTGTTAATTGTCAGCCTGGCCTTTTTTGTTATTGCCGGCTATGCCGTCTGGACCTTGATTCAAATCAGAAAGACGTCATTAAGCGTGGCAGAGACGCTCGACAGCGTCAACCAGAGTCTGCCGGTTATAATGAAAAATCTTGAGGAAATAACAACCCGCGTGAACAAGGTTACGAACACCGTCGAACGACGGGTTGACGATTTTTCCTCGACATTCGAAAAAATTAACGGCGCCATGAATTTTTATCTGGGGAAAGAACAGTTATTCCGGCAGCAGGTGGGCATCCCGGTTGCGAATGTCTTTCGCACCTATGGGGCGGTTGTAAAAGGAATCAGCGTCTTTCTCGATTATCTGAAGACCGGCTCGCCGTCCGGGAATCCCAACCGTCACCGGTAAATTACTCGAACAATGGCGGAGGGAAGTTTATGGCCGGGGTAACGTACGGGAAAAGGGGCGGGCATATCCTTGTAAAAAAGGTTCAGGAGACGTCTCCTTTCTCCCGTTCCGCTGAAGATGTCGTGCGGCAGATAAAGGCAGCGCAAGCACCGGGCGAGGAGGATTACCGGGAGCGGTCCCTTGCCATGCATGGCCTGATTTGCGCCCGCTGCGGCAGGGAGTTTGACTCCTCCAATCGCCACCTCCTCACCGTTCATCACAAGGACGGCAATCATCAAAACAACCCGTCGGATGGCAGCAACTGGGAGAATCTCTGCGCTTATTGTCACGAGGATGTACACAGCCGGGAGCTTTTGGGCGATTACCTCGGAGGAACGGCTGCAATTCGGGAAGAAGCCGTTTTCTTTGCCGATTCTGGCGCGCAAGAAGGAATGGGAGCCCTTGCCGAAAAACTGAAAAAAGCATTGGAAAAGAAAAAAAATAAATGAAGCCCAAAAAACACCGCAATGTAACGCGGCGATGTTGCTAACATAAATTCAATTTTCATATAAGCATATAAGGATATCTTAATCTAACTTGAAAAAGGAGGATGTAAAATGGGTAAGCTTTTGTGGCAGCCATCCGAGGAACGAATCAAAGGTTCGAATATGCACCGCTTTATGGCGTTCGTCAAAGAGCGGTATGGAAAAGATTTTAAGGATTACAGCAGCCTTCACGAATGGTCGGTGAACAATATCGCCGAGTTCTGGGGGGCGGCTTGGGATTTTCTCGGGATAAAGGCTTCCCGGAAGTATGACAGGGTAATTGAGGATGACAAAAAAATGCCCGGGGCAAATTGGTTTCCCGGCGCTCGCCTCAACTTTGCCGAAAACCTGCTGCGTTATCGAGACGATTCCGTCGCCCTGGTTTTCAGGGGGGAGGATCATCAGCCGGTTAAAACAACATACGCCGAGCTCTATGATGAAGTCGCAAGACTGGCTAAAAGCCTCAAAGCTTGCGGCGTTGTTCCCGGAGACCGCGTTGCCGGCTTCATGCCGAACATGATTGAAACCGTCGCCGCCATGCTTGCAGTGACAAGTCTCGGAGCGGTCTGGTCTTCTTCCTCGCCTGATTTTGGGATCAAGGGCGTGCTGGATCGTTTCGGGCAGATCAAACCCAAGGTGCTCTTTGCGGCGAACGGCTATTTCTTCAAAGGCAAAAGCCTCGATTCCCTTGCCCGGGTTGCCGAGATCATCAAGGCTCTGCCGACGATCGAAAAGGTTGTTATCGTTCCTTATACTGTAAAGGAACCGGATATCAGCTCCTTGCAGAACGCCATTCTTTACAAGAATTTCCGCTCTCCCGAAAGTGGGTTAGATATAGATTTCGAGCAGCTCCCCTTTGATCATCCCGTTTACATTATGTACACCTCCGGGACTACCGGCCTTCCCAAGTGCATGGTGCAGAGCGCGGGCGGAATCCTGATCAACCAGATGAAGGAGATGATCCTCCACACAAATGTCACCCGGGACGATACGATATTCTACTTCACGACCTGCGGCTGGATGATGTGGAACTGGCTTGTCAGTGCCCTGGCCGTCGGTCCGAAAATTGTCCTTTACGACGGAAATCCGTTCCATCCGAATGCGGGCGCCCTCTGGAAAATGGCCGAGGAGGAGAAAATCACGGTCTTCGGAACGAGCGCCGGGTATATCTCGGCTTTGATAAACGAGAAGGTGCTGCCGGGGAAAGAGTATGATCTTACTGCTCTCAAGACGATCCTTTCGACAGGCTCACCCCTTTCCGAAGAGGGATTCGAGTTTATCTACCGCGAGATCAAAGGAGATATACAACTTTCCTCCATCTCCGGCGGGTCGGATATAAACGGCTGTTTTGCCCTGGGCAATCCGATTGGACCGGTATATTCCGGCGAACTGCAGTGCCGCGGCCTGGGAATGAAGGTTGAAGCCTTTGACGAACACGGCAAGCCGGTTGTCAACCAGCAGGGAGAGCTGGTCTGTGCGGCCCCTGCGCCCTCCATGCCGATCTACTTCTGGGAAGACCCGGAAGGAAAGAAATACCACGCTGCTTATTTTGACGTATATCCCAATATCTGGAGACACGGCGATTATGTCCTGATCAATGAAAGGGGAGGGGTGATAATTTACGGAAGATCGGATGCCACGCTTAATCCCGGCGGCGTCAGAATCGGCACGGCGGAGATATACCGTCAGGTGGAGAACGTTGAGGGAATCACGGACAGCATCGTTGTCGGGCAGAATTGGAAAAATGATGTTCGTGTTATCCTTTTTGTGATGATGGCGCCGGGCGTCGAACTTACCGACGAACTCAGAAACAAGCTCAGAAAGCTGATCCGCGAGAACGCCTCGCCTCGTCATGTGCCGGCGAAGATAATAGCGGTTCCGGACATCCCCTACACGTTAAACATGAAAAAGGTCGAGCTTTCGGTAAAGAAGATGATCGACGGATTGGCGGTTACCAACAAGGACGCCCTGAAAAATCCGGAGTCGCTGGATTTCTATGCAAACATTCCGGAATTAAAGGAAGATTGATTGTAACTACTTAAGGTGGATAGTGACAAAAAACTACTGAAAGGGCGGTGCAATGCCGCCCTTTTTTATTACTTCTTACCTCAACAGAGAAAACGGTTTCTCCCTTTCCGTCACGAGTTTCTCGCCCACGGAGGTTCCGCAGTAAGGGCAGTAGTAGTCGTATTTGTCGCCCTCCGACAGAATCAACAAAAGACGCTTTCTGACCGGGACGGCCCGCCGGCATTGGGGGCAGAACAGCTCGGTTGCGTCAAAATCGTCGTATTGAGGCCTGTTTTTCATTCTTCATCACTCTCCGGTATATTTTTCGCATTCTCAAGCCAGACGGCGGCCTGGGAGTCGCTGGGGGCGCGGTAGTCCCCTCGGGGCGACAGCGAGCCGCCGGAGCCGACCTTGGGGCCGTTGGGGATGCAGGAGCGCTTGAACTGACTGGTTTGGAAAAAGCGGTACAGAAAAACATCTAACCAGTGGCGAATCTCGCCGATTGCGTACTGGTTTCGCTTTTCTAATGGCACATCGGGCCATTCTCCCTTTGTCTTGTCGCGCCAGGCGCAGTAGGCCATAAAGGCTATTTTTGTCGGCAGATAACCGAATCTTGTTATGTAGAAGGTATTAAAATCCTGAAGTTCGTAAGGGCCGACGATCTCCTCTGTTTTCTGGAAGGGCTGCGCGTTTTTTCCGCCCGGGATCAACTCTGGGCTGATTTCCGTCTCCAGGATGTCGAGCAGGATTGCTGCCGTCTCTGGTGAGTACTGGGCTGATTTCGCCACCCAGCGGATGAGATGCTGAATCAGCGTTTTGGGAACGCTGGAGTTGACGTTGTAGTGCGAAATATGATCGCCGACGCCGTAGGTGCACCAGCCGAGCGCCAATTCGCTTAGGTCCCCGGTGCCTACTACCAGTGCGTTTCTATTATTGGCGATTCGGAAGAGGTGCGATGTTCTTTCACCTGCCTGGATGTTTTCAAAGGTGACGTCGTAAACGGCCTTTCCCGCTGCAAACGGGTGGCCGATATCCTTGAGCATCTGCATACAGCTCGGACGGATGTCAATTTCGTTTACTTCTACGCCCAGTGATTTCATGAGGCGCAAGGCGTTCCTATATGTTTTTTCTGATGTCGCGAATCCCGGCATCGTGTAGGCCAGAACATTCGCCCGGGGCAGCTTCAGCATGTCCATCGTGCGGGCGGCGACGATGAGGGCGTGCGTGGAGTCTAATCCCCCGGATACCCCGATCGCCACTTTTTCGATGCCGGAGGATTTGAGCCGCTGCGAGAGGCCCTGAACCTGAATGCTGTAAGCCTCGCAACAGCGTTCATCGCGCATGGCTGGGTCAGCCGGGATATAGGGAAACCGGGCGTATTGGCGCTTGAGCAGCAGGCGCTCCCCTCTCTGGTCTGTCTTTATTGTAACAGTTCGGAACTGTGTAAGTTTTTCCTTGTGAGTGAAGGCATTTTTACTGAAGGTAGTCTGCCGCATGCGATCCTGAACAAGACGGTCCAAATCGATGTCGGCTGTTATTATCTGGGAATTATCCGCGAAGCGCTCCGATTGGGCGAGCATATTGCCGTTTTCAAAGATCATGGCATGTCCGTCCCACGCCAGATCGGTCGTTGATTCTCCCGGGCCTGCCGCTGTGTAAAGATAGGCGGCGAGACAGCGGGCGGACTGATTGGCGGCGAGACTGCGGCGGTATTCGGCCTTGCCGATGGTGGCGTTCGAGGCGGAAAGGTTGCCGATAACGGTGGCGCCCGCCATGGCGGCAAACGATGAAGGTGGGATTGGCACCCAGAGGTCTTCGCACATCTCCAGAAAAAGGCGGAGGTGAGGGATGTTGGCAACCGTGAAAATGAGGTCGGCGCCGCAGGGGATAGCTTCCTGCCCGCATAACGAGATCGTTTTAGAGACAGCTTCTTCCGCGGGGCAAAACTGCCTGACTTCATAAAACTCCCGGTAATTGGGGAGATATGACTTCAGAGCAACTCCCTCGATTTCCCCCCGATAAAGCACGATTCCCGCGTTAAAAAGACGGCAGTCCAGCCGCAAGGGGGCGCCGATCGCGATAATTACATTGAGGTCTTTGGTCTCGCGGGCGACTTCTTGGATTGCCGCAAGGACGCCGTCGAGAAGCGCCTCCTGCTGAAAGAGATCGTCGTTGGAGTAGGCGGACAGTCCCAGCTCCGGGAAAAGAGCGAAGATGCACTTCTGTTCCGCCGCTTTTCGCGCCAGGTCAATTGTCTGCGAGGTGTTGAAGGAGACATCGGCAACCCGGACCTCAGGCAGGCAGACGGCGGTTCTGATAAAGCCGTGATTGTAGAGATTGAAAAATTCTCCGTCGTTTCTCATCGCTATTCCTTCTCAACGTAAGCATAAGCGCTGTGATTGTGGATGCTCTCGAAGTTTTCGGCCTCTACCTTGTACCACTGAAAGTTGGAATCCTGGTTAAGGCGCACCGCTACGTTACGGACGATATCCTCCACAAACATGGGATTATTGTACCCCTGCTCGGTAACGAATTTTTCATCAACCCTCTTGAGCAGGGAATAGACCTCGCTGCTGGCGGAAACTTCGATCAGCTTGATAAGATCTTCGATCCAGAAGAATTTATGGAAACGCACCAGCACCGTCACGATGCTGCGCTGGTTGTGGGCGCCGACAAGGCTGATTGCCCGGGAACAGGGACAGACCGTTGTCACGGGAACATCTACCCCGACGATGAAATCCATTCCCGTATGGTCGCGGGTTCCGAGAAAGCGGCAATGATACTCCATCATGCTCCTTGCGCCCGAGCGAGGCGCGGTCTTTTCTATGAAGTAGGGGAATTCGATCTCGATATGCGCCGATGAGGCATGCAGTTTTACCCGTATTTTTTCCAGGATGTCGTGGAATGTCCGGATGTTGACCTGCTCCCTGATTTCGTTCAGCACTTCGACAAAACGGCTCATGTGCGTCCCCTTGAAATGGTGGAGGAGACTTACATACATGCTGATTGTCGCATTGACCTGCTGGGTTTTGCGGGTTTTGTCCAAAACGGTTATGGGGTATTTAAGACCCTTTACCCCTACCTTCTGGATGTTGACATTCCGCTCATCTTTTAGATTCTGTATGTCGATCATAGGCTGTAGGATACGCGAGCGTCCTCCGATTCCCATACGGTGACGCGGGTAATGGGGGCGTTTGCGGATTTGGCCTTTTCCGCCAATCTTTCAAACATGAATTGGGCGATGACCTCCGAAGAGGGATTGAGGTCTTTTAAACAAGGTAACTCATTCAAGTATTTATGATCAAGTTCCTCAAGTATTTCGTTTGTCCAGCGCTTCAGCAGGCGAAAATCGAGCAGCAGGCCGTCCTTGTTCAGATCCTGTGCCCCCGCTGAAACCTCGACGGTGAAATTATGGCCGTGCAGTCCCTCGCACTTTCCGCCAATGTCGCGCAACTGATGGGCCGCAGCAAAAGATTTTCTTATCGTCACTTCGAACATGAAAATGTCCTCCCCTTATTTTCGTTGCCCTATATCACAAAAAAGGCGCAGGCGATAAGCGGAAAATAATGAAAATGTTTGCAAAGTAAAACATCCGAAGATTTTCATGCTTCGTTGTGCCCCACGGGCAGGGGGGTTTAAAAGAAATAATTGAGTGATCTGTCCGCGCAGAGAGAAACGCAGGCGTTTGGCAAATATTGGCCGATCATTGCGTTACTGACAAGGACTGGTTTGTCATGCTGTTATTCGGAAGCATATTTTATTGACACACAGGCCTGTTCTCCCTATACTTCCCCATCGAAACGGATTTCTCATTACAATACAGGACCGCGACTCTTGAAAACGGAAACACAAAGCGACTTCGTCTGGCTTACCGGGATATGCTTAAGCCGCAGTTTTTTTGCGTTAGTTTTTACCGCCTACTCGGCGGCGCTGCCGTTGCTGAAAACCGATTGGGAAATGTCGGCAAGCCAGTCTGGCCTGATACAATCAGCCTGGCATGCCGGTTATCTTATATCGCTTTTTATGGTCGGTTTCATTGCCGATCGATTCGGCGCTAAAAAAACGTATCTTGTCGGCAGCGTTCTGGCCGCCTTAAGCGCGCTGATCTTTGCGTTTTTTGCTGACGGCTTTGTCTCCGGTTTTCTCCTTTACGGTTTTACCGGATTATGTTCGGGAGCCTCCTATACCCCGGGCCTTACCCTCGTTGCAGAGCGCTATTCACCCCTGGAGCGCGGCCGTGCCATGGGTTGGTTTCTTGCCGCCGCTTCGCTGGGGTACGGCGTATCGCTGTTTTTGAGCGGTATTTTAATGCCAAAGGTCGGCTGGCAGGGCTCTTTCATTGTCACTGCGTGCGGACCGCTTATCGCAATGATGATCTCGTTCTGGACCCTGCGCGCGACACCCAACGTGGTTCATCCGCACGGAAATGAACTCACTGGAATCCGCGCGCTCCGCGCCGTCTGGAAAAACAGGCCGGCCATGCTTCTGATCTGGGCTTATGTATTTCATGCGTGGGAACTGCTCGGGTTATGGGCATGGTTGCCTGCATATTTAGCGGCGTCTCTCGTCCAGAAGGGCGCCATGAACATTCAGGCCGCCGGTTTCGGGGCCCTCTTCACCGCCCTCACTTACATTACCAGCATGAGCGGCAGCATTTACGGCGGCGCCCTCTCGGATCGCCGGGGAAGAACCAGAACCATCCTCTGGGGCGCCTGCCTGAGCATCATGTGCTCCTTTACGTTCGGATGGATGATGACTCTGCCGCTGTGGCTCCTGGTGTTAGTAGCTTCGCTCTACAACGTTACCGCGATTGCCGACTCGTCGGTCTATTCAACGGCGCTTACCGAACTGGTTCCCTCCCACTATCTGGGCGCCGCTTATGCGCTGCGCTCGGTACTTGGTTTCGGCGCCGGGATCGTCAGTCCCTGGGTGTTTGGGCTTGTGCTCGACTGGATGCGCGGCGAACCGTTCCGCTCGGAGACGATGGCGTGGGGGCTTGCGTGGACCGCGCTGGGCGTCGGCGCAGTCCTGGGGCCGCTGATGACTTTAATGTTGCGCGCCACGCCCGAGGCGCAAAAGATGGCAGGCGGAAAAAAATAGCGGGCGGCTGCGGCAGTTCAGGCGTTGAGAGATTTGAGCAGCCTGCCGTTTGCATTCATGCGCTGGCGTAATTAACCACTATCTTTTTGGCGTCATCTGGTTTATATACCCCTCCAAATTTATCAAGGAGATCAACGCTTATGTCACGAGCCGACCGCTATTTGAATGCATGTAAAAAAGAGGCCGTGGACTGCACGCCCGTCTGGATCATGAGGCAGGCGGGCCGCTACCTCGAGGAGTACCGCGCAGTAAGAACCAAGCACAGCTTCATCGAGGTGTGCAAGACGCCGGAGCTCGCGGTGGAGCTCACCCTGCAGCCCGTCCGGCGCTTTGAAATAGATGCCGCCATCATCTTCGCCGACATCCTGCTGCCGCTGGAAAAGATGGGGATTGATTTTGAATTCACCAAGGACGACGGCCCCCGGATCAACAACACCGTCCGGACGCGGGCCGATGTGGAAAAAATCCGGGCGATCAATCCGATGGAAGAGATGGCCTACCTGATGGACGCAATCCGGATGGCGAAGCGCGAACTGAACGGCAAGGTTCCGCTGATCGGTTTCTCGGGGGCGCCGTTTACGCTGGCGAGCTACATCACCGAGGGGGGCGGTTCCCGGAACTATCTTTACACCAAAACGCTGATGTACCAGGAACCCGCTACCTGGCATCTGCTGATGGAAAAGCTGACCGACATGGTGATTGTTTACCTGAATGACCAGATCAAGGCGGGCGTGCAGGCCGTGCAGGTCTTCGACAGTTGGGTCGGATGCCTCTCGCAGGCCGATTACCGGGAGTTTGTGCTGCCCCACCAGAAACGCCTGATGGCCTCGCTTGATCAATCGGCGCCGCATGTCCATTTTGCCTTTAACGCATCGCATCTGCTGAAGCTGATCCAGGAGGCCGGGGGCGATGTGATCGGCCTGGATTGGCGCATCGAGATCGACGCGGCATGGAAGGAGCTCAACTATGAGAACGGAGTCCAGGGAAACCTTGATCCGGTGGCCCTCTACGGTTCGCGGTCGTACATCAAACGCCGGGTTGCGGAGATCCTCGCTAAGGCGGGAAATAGGAACGGCCACATCTTCAACCTCGGCCACGGCATCCTGCCAACGGCGCCTATTGACAACGTGAAATACATGATCGACATAGTCCACGAACTGAGTGCAAGAAAATGAAAACCGCCGTCATCCTTCTAACCCTGGGCGGCCCTCGCTGCCAAGAGGAGATACCGGAGTTCATAAAGCATTTTATCGGCAGGGAGCTGCCTCCGCCGGCGATGAAGGCCGTCATCGAACGATACCGCCTGATCGGCGGTTTTTCGCCGCTGGCGCGCATCACCGAGGAACAGACCAAGGCTTTGGGCGAGGCGCTGGGCGAAGAATATCTCTGTTTCCCCGCTTTTCGCCATGCACAGCCGTTCATTGAAGATGTACTTGAAAGCGCCGCGGCGGCGGGAGTGGCGCGGATTCTGGTCCTGCTGCTCTCTCCCTTCTATACGAGCGTCACTACCGGGAATTACATAGACGTCGCAAAAGTCCACATCGCCAAGATGTCCCTCTCCACACCGGTTGATTTCATCCACAGTTGGTATAGAGAACCGCTTTTTATCGAAAGCTGGGTGAAGCAGATCGCCAGCGACTCGTTCGACGAGCGGGCCTTTTACCTCTTTTCGGCGCACAGCCTGCCGCTGAGATACGCCGATGAGCCTTACCGGCGACAGATTGAGGAGACCGTTTCCCTCGTTGCCTCCCGCGCCGGCATCCTGAACCATGCGCTCGGCTGGCAGAGCATCCCGGAGCG
Above is a window of Syntrophales bacterium DNA encoding:
- the hemH gene encoding ferrochelatase, whose translation is MKTAVILLTLGGPRCQEEIPEFIKHFIGRELPPPAMKAVIERYRLIGGFSPLARITEEQTKALGEALGEEYLCFPAFRHAQPFIEDVLESAAAAGVARILVLLLSPFYTSVTTGNYIDVAKVHIAKMSLSTPVDFIHSWYREPLFIESWVKQIASDSFDERAFYLFSAHSLPLRYADEPYRRQIEETVSLVASRAGILNHALGWQSIPERQPEPWITPIVEDKIDFIAAAGFKEIIQVPIGFTADHIETLFDIDITHRQYALAKGLSFRRIASLNAGAAFIRALKEVVTKFDHDER